From the genome of Thermodesulfobacteriota bacterium:
GGGATTGACCCAGGTACATCCTTTGGCCGCTATCATGATTGTCGGCTGGCTTCTGGCTCTCGGCCTGCGCCAAAATCATCCGTTTGGTAAAAGCTGGTTTTCTTTTAACGCCACCCAGCTCATTCTTGTTGCCTGGACAGTTGCCGCCCTGATCGGTCTTTACCTATCGATTCAAAAAGGCCTCCTTGGCATCCCGAACATGCAAATCGCAGGGAATGGTTCATCCGATTTCTGGCTCCACTGGACCCAGGACAGAATTGAGGGAACCACGCCTCAACCGCAGGTGTTGTCTCTGCCGCTGTTTGTTTTCCGTATCCTCATGCTGTTGTGGGCGTTGTGGCTGGCCCATTCCCTGTTGAAATGGCTCCGTTGGGGCTGGCAATGCTTCAGCAAAGGAGGATTATGGAAAAAGGTAATGATTCGCCGCAGAAAGGATGGTGGCCAACCGCCCGAAATTCCAGATTCCCCAGACACTGCGGAGCCATCTTGATAAGGTTTTTGCAACAGCAAAATTTGAAGAATTTAGCCTTCAAACGGGTAAGGAGGGGGTTTTTCTAGTTGAACGAAAGTTAAATGGATCCTAGCTGATGATTTCAAATATCTCTTCGGATTGCTCAGTAAAAATCTTTAGAATCTCTTTCTGACTGGAAGATAAAGTATTAAATTTTACCCCGATCCCCTGAGACCCGCTCCAGACTATTTGTCCGTTAAATTTGAAAGGCTTGTGATGGTTTGGCAATGAAAAACTCATTGATAATTTTTCTCCGGCAGGGAAAATGACATTGGTTTCAATAAATGCGCCGAATGCACTGATATCGAGAATGTAACCGCTGAACGTTTCCTTTCCGATAATATAAGCTACGGAAATTAAGCAGGTTCTCCTGTGGTTTCCCCTTTTTTCAATCGTTAGATCGTTACCTACTTTTATATTGAGTTTTTTCTCCAGATATCTCAA
Proteins encoded in this window:
- a CDS encoding PilZ domain-containing protein — protein: MTSTNKNHKGPAVKSKLVALINHLSEEMQIKLLRYLEKKLNIKVGNDLTIEKRGNHRRTCLISVAYIIGKETFSGYILDISAFGAFIETNVIFPAGEKLSMSFSLPNHHKPFKFNGQIVWSGSQGIGVKFNTLSSSQKEILKIFTEQSEEIFEIIS